AGGTTATGCCTCGGGACCGGTGGTTTTAATCTCCGCCCTTTCGGGAAAGAGGACGATGATCGCGGAGCAGAACTTAAAGCCGGGCATTACCAACCGCATCCTCTCCTTCTTCGTCGATCTCGCCTGCTGCTCCTTCGAGGATACGGCAAGGTTCTTCCATTGCCCATCGAGGATCACCGGGAATCCGATAAGGGAGGAGTTCTCCCATTGCGGCGAAGAAAGGAGGGATGAGGGAAGAAAGGTGCTCCTCATCTTTGGGGGAAGCCAAGGGGCGAAGGTGATAAACAGGGCGATGATAGAGGCGCTCTCCGAGCTTGAGCCATATAGGGATCGGCTTATAATTATGCATCA
This window of the Acidobacteriota bacterium genome carries:
- a CDS encoding UDP-N-acetylglucosamine--N-acetylmuramyl-(pentapeptide) pyrophosphoryl-undecaprenol N-acetylglucosamine transferase; translated protein: MMGYFDLDDERRLKVIIAGGGTGGHIYPGIAIAKEILKREKQASILWVGGDRGLEGRIVPREGFSLKTIHIRGLLGKSVFSFIKGLALLPLAFFETIFILLNFRPHLVIGVGGYASGPVVLISALSGKRTMIAEQNLKPGITNRILSFFVDLACCSFEDTARFFHCPSRITGNPIREEFSHCGEERRDEGRKVLLIFGGSQGAKVINRAMIEALSELEPYRDRLIIMH